A stretch of the Bdellovibrio sp. 22V genome encodes the following:
- the der gene encoding ribosome biogenesis GTPase Der, producing MSLNPRAEFAPKVAIIGRPNVGKSTLFNIITDTRKAVVKNQAGVTRDINIEPVDIWGKQFDLIDTGGITEAGDIFSKLIREQVTEFLHSVDFIVAVMDGRSGLMPEDRDIIRVAKQTGKPFLLVINKVDKVVDEEMIKADFYEFGVDMIACSFEQRRGVGEILEWITNQIPEATAAVKEGMNIAIVGKPNVGKSSICNCLLGANRMIVSDVAGTTIDSVDSPFIYNGKRYTLVDTAGLRKSAKREEDLEIISAFKSQEAIRRADIVLLMVDGTIGPTDQDARIMQAILEDHKGVILVANKSDLGGREIPEYRKTFREQVQRTFHFFDDVNVVFTSAKTGYGVEELFEMIEKVSDQMNFRVPTAELNDFFFETIRKAPAPVWGTTNVKFYYLTQTFQRPPAFIAFANHPDGVTNSYRRFLIKNIKERWGLHGLPIRIFCMKSRRGSE from the coding sequence ATGTCATTAAATCCGAGGGCTGAGTTCGCGCCGAAGGTGGCGATCATCGGTCGTCCCAACGTAGGCAAATCGACTTTATTTAATATTATTACGGATACACGTAAGGCCGTGGTGAAAAACCAAGCGGGAGTTACTCGTGATATCAACATTGAACCTGTTGATATCTGGGGTAAGCAGTTTGATCTTATCGACACAGGCGGTATCACGGAGGCGGGCGACATTTTCTCGAAGCTTATTCGTGAACAAGTGACCGAGTTTCTTCACTCCGTCGATTTCATCGTGGCGGTGATGGACGGACGTTCAGGCCTTATGCCTGAAGACCGTGATATCATCCGTGTGGCGAAACAAACGGGTAAGCCGTTTCTTCTTGTTATCAACAAAGTCGACAAAGTTGTCGATGAAGAGATGATTAAAGCCGACTTTTACGAGTTCGGCGTTGATATGATCGCATGTTCTTTTGAGCAACGCCGTGGCGTGGGTGAAATCCTTGAGTGGATCACGAATCAAATTCCTGAAGCCACTGCCGCTGTAAAAGAAGGCATGAATATCGCGATCGTCGGCAAACCGAATGTCGGTAAGAGCTCGATCTGTAACTGTCTTCTTGGCGCAAATCGTATGATCGTATCGGACGTTGCCGGAACGACGATTGACTCCGTGGACTCTCCGTTTATTTACAACGGCAAACGCTACACATTGGTGGATACGGCGGGTCTTCGTAAGTCGGCGAAGCGTGAGGAAGATCTTGAGATCATCTCTGCGTTTAAATCCCAAGAAGCGATCCGTCGCGCCGACATCGTGCTTTTGATGGTGGATGGTACCATCGGACCTACGGATCAAGATGCGCGCATCATGCAGGCGATCTTGGAAGATCACAAAGGCGTGATCTTGGTGGCGAATAAATCGGATTTAGGCGGTCGCGAGATTCCTGAATACCGCAAGACATTCCGCGAGCAAGTTCAGCGCACGTTCCATTTCTTTGATGATGTGAACGTGGTCTTTACAAGTGCAAAAACAGGCTATGGAGTGGAAGAACTTTTCGAGATGATCGAAAAAGTTTCTGATCAAATGAACTTCCGCGTTCCAACAGCGGAGCTCAACGACTTCTTCTTTGAGACGATTCGTAAAGCTCCAGCTCCTGTGTGGGGAACGACGAACGTAAAGTTTTATTACCTTACACAAACTTTCCAGCGTCCTCCGGCGTTTATTGCGTTTGCAAATCATCCGGATGGCGTAACGAATTCTTATCGTCGCTTCTTGATTAAGAACATCAAAGAACGATGGGGCCTGCACGGTCTTCCGATTCGTATTTTCTGTATGAAATCACGCAGAGGTTCCGAGTAG